In the Brassica napus cultivar Da-Ae chromosome A7, Da-Ae, whole genome shotgun sequence genome, one interval contains:
- the LOC106354146 gene encoding receptor-like protein 11 → MMIRNHCYCLSSIITIYFSFLIHSTLASPRLHLCRHDQRDALLEFMHEFPAAESFPSSWNKSSDCCFWGVVECHNKSGQVISLDLSFKYLNGSIKPNSSLFKLQYLRDLILIDCNLQGEIPSSLGNLSRLTQVDLYGNQLVGEIPISIGNLNQLRYLNLGYNRLRGEIPSVLGNLSLLLYLELAKNQLEGQIPTSIGNLKELRLIWLSNNKLCGKIPISVTNLTKLSDFDIGLNNFTSTLPSNMSGFHNLETFDIGENSFHGPFPNSLFSIPSLQWVDLGKNHFTGSIQFVKNTSSLSSELRSLDLSHNTFTGLIPESISKFLDLDDLRLSHNNFSGAIPCSISKLINLSSLGLSSNNLEGKIPSCLWRLRTLMLMNLSSNYFRGSFPHWICDLKRLIYLDLSKNFFSGSIPQCLRNLINVSLRDLLLENNKFNGTIPNIFVNATTLESLDVSHNNLEGRFPKSLINCKSLRFVNMEDNGIKDKFPSWLGSLPSLQVLILRSNEFYGPLYHDHMYIGFQSLRVIDISNNDFTGTLPHYYFLNWSGMTSTEQGRKEYMENLTNVSSIYQSMEMVNKGVETRFERIQQDFIAIDLSGNRIYGKIPDSIGLLKGLRLLNLSGNAFTSDIPQALANLSNLETLDLSSNKLSGQIPQDLGKLSFLSYMNFSHNFLQGPVPRGTQFQIQNCSSFLDNPGLYGLEEICQESHVPSSPTSHQSAELSEAEEKMFSWIAAAIAVGPGLLCGLVMGHIFTSHNQEWFTERFGRRKMRVITSAR, encoded by the coding sequence ATGATGATTCGAAACCATTGTTATTGCCTTTCTAGTATTATTACCATCTATTTCTCATTCCTAATCCACAGTACTCTTGCTTCTCCTAGGCTCCACTTATGTCGCCACGACCAGAGGGATGCTCTTTTGGAATTCATGCATGAGTTTCCTGCCGCTGAGTCTTTTCCAAGTTCGTGGAACAAAAGCAGCGATTGTTGTTTTTGGGGGGTAGTCGAGTGCCATAATAAATCTGGCCAGGTTATATCACTCGACCTTTCTTTTAAATATCTCAACGGCTCTATAAAACCAAACAGTAGCCTCTTCAAACTCCAATATCTTCGTGATTTAATCCTTATTGATTGCAATCTCCAAGGAGAGATTCCTTCTTCACTAGGAAACCTTTCTCGTCTCACTCAAGTTGACCTTTATGGTAATCAATTGGTAGGTGAGATTCCGATTTCAATCGGCAATCTAAACCAACTAAGATATCTTAACCTtgggtataatcgtctcagagGAGAGATTCCTTCTGTACTAGGAAACCTTTCTCTTCTATTATATCTTGAACTTGCGAAGAATCAATTGGAAGGTCAAATTCCAACTTCCATCGGAAACCTCAAAGAactaagattgatttggctgAGCAATAACAAGTTATGTGGTAAAATTCCTATTTCAGTCACCAACTTAACGAAGCTTTCCGATTTTGACATCGGCTTGAATAACTTCACTTCCACGCTTCCATCTAACATGAGTGGATTCCACAACTTGGAGACGTTTGATATTGGTGAAAACTCGTTTCATGGGCCTTTCCCTAATTCTTTGTTCTCGATTCCCTCGTTGCAATGGGTTGATTTGGGAAAAAACCATTTCACGGGATCTATACAGTTTGTGAAGAATACATCTTCATTATCATCTGAGCTTCGTTCTCTAGACCTTTCTCATAACACATTCACTGGCCTGATCCCGGAATCCATATCTAAATTTCTCGACCTTGATGATTTACGTCTTAGCCACAATAATTTCAGTGGGGCAATCCCTTGTTCTATATCAAAGTTAATCAACCTGTCTTCTCTTGGTCTTTCCAGTAACAATTTGGAAGGTAAAATACCAAGTTGCTTATGGAGATTGAGGACGCTGATGCTTATGAATCTAAGCTcgaattatttccgaggatcATTTCCCCATTGGATCTGCGATCTTAAACGGTTAATCTATTTAGATTTGTCCAAAAATTTCTTCAGCGGCTCGATTCCTCAATGTTTAAGGAACCTCATTAATGTTTCTTTAAGAGACCTACTTCTGGAGAACAACAAATTCAATGGAACTATTCCAAATATATTTGTCAATGCTACCACGTTAGAATCATTGGACGTTAGTCACAACAATCTAGAAGGAAGGTTTCCAAAGTCATTGATCAATTGCAAATCTCTGCGATTTGTGAACATGGAAGACAACGGAATCAAGGACAAGTTTCCATCGTGGTTGGGATCTCTACCATCATTACAAGTTCTCATCCTCAGATCTAACGAGTTCTACGGGCCGTTGTATCATGACCACATGTATATTGGGTTTCAGAGTTTGAGAGTTATCGATATATCAAACAATGATttcactggaactcttccacactattattttttaaattggagTGGAATGACCTCAACTGAACAAGGTCGGAAGGAGTACATGGAAAATCTTACGAATGTTTCTTCTATCTATCAGTCTATGGAAATGGTGAATAAAGGAGTGGAAACGAGGTTTGAGCGGATTCAACAAGACTTCATTGCCATTGATTTATCCGGAAACAGAATCTATGGTAAAATACCTGATTCAATTGGCTTATTGAAGGGATTGCGTCTTCTTAACTTGTCAGGGAATGCATTCACAAGCGATATCCCGCAAGCCTTGGCAAATCTGTCAAATCTTGAGACATTGGACCTCTCCAGTAATAAGCTGTCAGGTCAAATCCCTCAAGATCTTGGTAAGCTCTCATTTCTATCATACATGAACTTCTCCCATAACTTTCTCCAAGGTCCAGTTCCACGAGGCACACAATTTCAAATACAGAACTGTTCTTCTTTCTTGGATAACCCTGGACTCTACGGCCTCGAAGAAATCTGTCAAGAAAGCCATGTCCCCAGTAGTCCTACATCACATCAATCCGCGGAATTGTCAGAGGCAGAGGAAAAAATGTTCAGCTGGATTGCAGCTGCAATAGCCGTTGGACCTGGTTTACTCTGTGGATTGGTTATGGGACATATCTTCACTTCACACAATCAAGAATGGTTTACAGAAAGGTTTGGTCGAAGAAAAATGAGAGTCATCACAAGTGCTCGTTAA